The following proteins are encoded in a genomic region of Coffea eugenioides isolate CCC68of chromosome 6, Ceug_1.0, whole genome shotgun sequence:
- the LOC113773158 gene encoding uncharacterized protein LOC113773158: MTKASECDEAYQIAKDGFWKMSEQMDVCCQGKKKMKEVRIEEHCSVYQDVDTNPSEIAYNKIKGIKVKEKVTYKSSKRPRSALEMATKKRKYKVKEKFSSKRLQEFGISIEDIYNRRNPTNMTQLLQTLDPNLTQGYDLMSSSSIAHHQRQ, from the exons ATGACAAAAGCTTCTGAATGTGATGAAGCTTATCAAATTGCTAAAGATGGATTTTGGAAAATGTCAGAACAAATGGATGTATGTTgtcaagggaaaaagaaaatgaaagaagtgCGTATTGAAGAACATTGTAGTGTGTATCAAGATGTTGACACTAATCCATCTGAAATTgcctataataaaataaaaggcatcaaagtgaaagaaaaagtCACCTACAAGTCGAGCAAGAGACCAAGGAGTGCACTAGAAATGGCTACTAAGAAACGCAAGTACAAGGTGAAGGAGAAGTTTTCATCGAAAAGATTACAG GAATTTGGAATTTCAATAGAAGACATCTACAATAGGCGAAATCCCACAAACATGACACAATTATTGCAA ACGTTGGACCCTAACTTAACCCAAGGCTATGATTTGATGTCTTCAAGTTCAATAGCACACCACCAGCGTCAATGA
- the LOC113773936 gene encoding protein FAR1-RELATED SEQUENCE 5-like: MENDLPTHEVQSCRKLDFEDVDLQEINDNALPLCITDGNRGNQIFLPLAIPDDLVPKLDMEFDTEVAAKNFYQKYAKASGFGTRLSKGHKDKNSDLMLDRVFCCSREEKKPKDKRNMIVKCPRPETRCDCSARMKISCRQGEKYRVVQFVAEHNHELSTPSKTHLFRSHRHLTMAHEAEIDMARSCGITPKQSIELMSKQVGGRENLGFIRDDLKNYLRSKRSIPMMQGDTGGVLEYLQGMQLEDPNFFYAIQVDEDDLITNIFWADAKMRTDFAHFGDVVCFDTTYRKHKDGRPIALFVGVNHHKQTTVFGAALLYDETILTFEWLFDTFAKAMMGKIPRTILTDQDGRMATALASQWPTTYHRLCIWHIYQNAATHLADVFKDFQNFATDFSHCIYDYENEDDFFEGWSEMLKTYGLEDNKWLKKMFDIKEKWALVYGRETFCADMTTTQRSESMNSVIKKYVSYKHGLLEFFEHFQRLLDDRRYNESVADFKGNQSTPAMTFSCRILQHAASVYTHEVYENFKEELCKGIDCKWEVDGDLGNQMSYRVTPHEMDKSS; this comes from the exons ATGGAGAATGATTTGCCAACTCATGAAGTCCAATCATGTCGCAAATTGGACTTTGAAGATGTTGACTTGCAGGAGATAAATGATAATGCCTTACCTCTTTGTATTACTGATGGCAATCGAGGAAAtcaaatttttcttcctttggCTATACCGGATGACTTGGTCCCGAAACTTGACATGGAATTCGATACTGAAGTAGCAGCCAAaaatttttaccaaaaatatgcTAAAGCATCTGGTTTTGGAACTCGATTGAGTAAGGGACATAAAGACAAAAATAGTGATTTGATGTTGGACAGGGTTTTTTGCTGCTCCCGTGAAGAAAAAAAGCCAAAAGACAAACGCAATATGATTGTTAAGTGTCCTCGTCCAGAAACAAGATGTGATTGCAGTGCAAGGATGAAAATTAGCTGTAGACAAGGTGAAAAATACCGTGTTGTGCAATTTGTTGCTGAACATAATCATGAGCTATCAACTCCAAGCAAAACTCATTTATTCAGATCTCATAGACATCTGACAATGGCACACGAAGCTGAAATAGATATGGCCCGAAGTTGCGGAATTACACCAAAACAATCGATTGAACTGATGTCGAAACAAGTTGGTGGACGAGAAAATCTTGGGTTCATTCgagatgatttaaaaaattacttaCGATCCAAAAGATCCATACCAATGATGCAAGGTGACACAGGAGGAGTCTTAGAGTACTTACAAGGCATGCAATTAGAggatccaaattttttttacgCCATTCAAGTAGATGAAGATGACTTGATAACTAACATATTTTGGGCTGATGCAAAGATGAGAACGGATTTTGCTCATTTTGGTGATGTGGTTTGTTTTGATACAACTTATAGAAAACACAAAGATGGGAGGCCAATTGCATTATTCGTTGGTGTAAATCATCATAAACAAACTACTGTTTTTGGGGCTGCTTTATTATATGACGAGACAATTCTGACATTTGAATGGCTGTTTGACACATTTGCTAAGGCTATGATGGGAAAAATACCAAGAACTATTCTTACAGACCAGGACGGAAGAATGGCAACAGCTTTGGCTTCTCAATGGCCAACAACGTATCACCGCTTATGTATATGGCATATCTATCAAAATGCAGCAACGCATCTAGCTGATGTCTttaaagattttcaaaattttgcgaCAGATTTTAGTCACTGCATATATGACTATGAAAATGAGGATGATTTTTTTGAGGGATGGAGTGAAATGCTAAAAACGTATGGTCTGGAAGACAACAAGTGGTTGAAGAAAATGTTTGATATAAAAGAGAAATGGGCTTTAGTGTATGGGAGAGAAACCTTTTGTGCTGATATGACCACAACCCAACGAAGTGAGTCCATGAACAGTGTGATAAAGAAGTATGTAAGTTATAAACATGGCTTACTTGAATTTTTTGAACACTTCCAAAGGCTGTTAGATGATCGTCGCTATAATGAATCTGTAGCAGATTTTAAAGGCAATCAAAGTACGCCGGCAATGACATTTTCTTGTAGGATTTTACAGCATGCAGCAAGTGTATATACACATGAAGTGTATGAAAATTTTAAGGAGGAGCTATGCAAAGGGATTGATTGTAAATGGGAAGTTGATGGTGACTTAGGAAATCAAATGAGTTACAGAGTTACACCACATG AGATGGACAAAAGCAGCTAA